The Armatimonadota bacterium region TTGCTTCCACCACAGTGTGGCGACAACCACCACCAGCACGATGTTGAGCGTCCAGATCATGAGGGCAGTTCGTGTCATGAGTTTCATCTTATTTTCATTTTACCCTAAGAGGCTTCGGGTGTGGATATATTCTCTGCGCGGATTACCGTGTTGCGACCGCGAGCAGAAAAGGAACTTCTCCGTCCAGGAGCAAACCTTCATACGAAGTACTTTGCGAGAAGGAGGCAACGATGCCGAAGTTTCGGGTTGGCTTCATCGGCACAGGGCGCAAACCGGAGCGTCCCAGCCGTCTCGGTTTCGCAATGGCATACGCCCATGCCGAGGGTTACAAGAATCTGCCAGATTGTGAGCTGGTCGCTTGCGCAGACATTATCGAAGAGAACGCAAGAGCCTTTGCCGCCACTTACGGCATTACCAGCGTCTACACCAGCCACCGGGAGATGCTGGAAAAGGAGCAACTGGACATCGTCAGCATCTGTACCTGGCCTATGACGCACGCCCAGCTGGTGATAGATTGCGCGGTGGCAGGTGTGAAAGCGGTTCATTGTGAAAAGCCGATGGACTACACCTGGGGCGCAGCGCGACTGATGGCACAGGAGTGCGAGAGGCGTGGGGTACGGCTGACCTTCAACCACCAGCGACGCTTTGGCAAGCCCTTCCGCATGGCGAAAAAGCTGCTGGATGAGGGTGTGGTAGGCGCATTAGTGCGCGTGGAGTTTGGCGCGGGGAACCTGTACGACTACGGCTCACACAACTTCGACATGTGCAACTACTTCAATAACGAATCTCCCGCCGAGTGGGTGATAGCGCAGATTGATTATCGCACGGAGAATCTCATCTTCGGCACGCACAACGAGAATCAGGCGTACGCCCTGTGGAAATATCCCAACGGCGTGTGGGGAGTGGCATCCACAGGTGCGGGCGCGAAGCTGGTGGGAGCGCATCATCGTATCATCGGCAGCGATGGGTTGATCGAACTGGGTAGTATGGAACCCGGCGCGCCCGCGCTGCGATACCGCCGATTCGGCAAAGGCGAATGGGAAGTGGTGGACTGCGGCAATGAGGATATGCACGGCCCAGGCTATATCGACCGCGCCATCGCCGACATTGTGGCTGCTTTGCGTGAGGGACGTGAGTCCGAACTGTGTGCCCGCAACGCACTGAACGCCACCGAGATCATCTTCGCCTGCTACGAATCGGTGCGTCGGCGCGGACGGGTGGACCTGCCGCTGACTATTACGGACAATCCGCTGGTGGACTTGATAGAGCGGGGAGAGATACAGCCTGAATCCGAAGGATAGGTCTGTTTCGCCCTAGACGAACGCTGAGAAGCGTGTGCACTGCTGAGGGCGCGGGGGCTTCCATCGCTCTGCGTACTCCGCGCTCTCTGCGGTGAGATGTCTTTGAAAGTGGCGACGGCAATCCCCTGTCCTCCGCAAGGGAGGTGTACGAATCGCAATGTGGATTATCACCACTGTAATGCTGGCTATGACCATCTTTGCTGTGCCGACGCAAGCGCAGGTAGCATGGCATACCAGCCTCTGGGGAGCCAACGGCGGCGTCTGGAACACTCGTGTGCCCGTGGTGCTAATGAACACTACTGCCGCCGAGATGAACGGCTATGCGCTGAGGTTGCGCATCGGCAAGGGAGAGGGAGAATTACCCCTGGAGGGTCAGGCTCGCGACAGGTTGCGCGTATGTAGTGAGGCGGGCATAGAGTATCTGTACCAGGTGGTATCCTCGCGTCGCGATTCCGCGCTGCGTCAGGGGGATGAAATCTGCTTCGCAGTAGACGTGCCTGCCGGTAAGAAGGAAACCGTTTATATCTACGCAGGCAATCCGAATGCGCTTCCTGTGGACCTGTGGGAGATACACACCACCCTGCGCAACGGCAGCTTTGAGGAAGGGGACA contains the following coding sequences:
- a CDS encoding oxidoreductase, with amino-acid sequence MPKFRVGFIGTGRKPERPSRLGFAMAYAHAEGYKNLPDCELVACADIIEENARAFAATYGITSVYTSHREMLEKEQLDIVSICTWPMTHAQLVIDCAVAGVKAVHCEKPMDYTWGAARLMAQECERRGVRLTFNHQRRFGKPFRMAKKLLDEGVVGALVRVEFGAGNLYDYGSHNFDMCNYFNNESPAEWVIAQIDYRTENLIFGTHNENQAYALWKYPNGVWGVASTGAGAKLVGAHHRIIGSDGLIELGSMEPGAPALRYRRFGKGEWEVVDCGNEDMHGPGYIDRAIADIVAALREGRESELCARNALNATEIIFACYESVRRRGRVDLPLTITDNPLVDLIERGEIQPESEG